The following are encoded together in the Chanodichthys erythropterus isolate Z2021 chromosome 16, ASM2448905v1, whole genome shotgun sequence genome:
- the LOC137003665 gene encoding CD48 antigen-like yields MACKLLLFISLLTYNSGISAEISVFVQMGDSVQLDIQTQELPEFEFFSWTNEKSEVIVRYTNGTKTVKRYSSYKDRVDFNDETLSLTLKNMQKTDSGLYTARASGEFEKNILIYRVSVIGAVEAPVLTVNSNLSSSDPCSFTCKGSNITINSIYKISSCSPEEVTSSDNYTLRLNCSDDYIMCNHSNPVSWKTEIKKVNELCPADQEIPRAVFFQSALPLWFIPLICLLTMSLLASVIGWCLYKRKKDHSYTPDQQNDEHTV; encoded by the exons ATGGCATGTAAGCTGCTCCTGTTCATTTCTCTTCTAACTTACAATTCAG GGATCAGTGCTGAGATCTCTGTGTTTGTTCAGATGGGAGATTCTGTTCAACTGGATATACAGACACAAGAACTACCAGAGTTTGAATTTTTTTCCTGGACTAATGAAAAATCAGAAGTTATTGTTAGATATACTAACGGAACTAAAACAGTAAAGCGTTACTCTTCCTACAAGGACAGAGTGGATTTCAATGATGAaaccctctctctcacactgaaGAACATGCAGAAGACAGACAGTGGACTCTATACAGCAAGAGCAAGTGGAGAATTTGAGAAAAATATTCTTATATACAGAGTATCTGTTATAG GTGCAGTGGAAGCTCCGGTCCTGACTGTAAACTCAAACTTGTCCAGCTCTGACCCCTGTAGCTTTACATGTAAAGGAAGTAACATTACTAtcaactccatctataagattAGCAGCTGTTCTccagaggaagtgacatcatctgaTAACTATACTCTAAGACTGAACTGCAGTGATGACTACATCATGTGTAACCATAGCAACCCGGTGAGCTGGAAGACTGAAATAAAGAAGGTTAATGAACTCTGCCCTGCTGATCAAG AAATACCACGAGCTGTTTTTTTTCAATCAGCGCTTCCCTTGTGGTTTATCCCCCTTATTTGCCTATTGACAATGAGTTTGTTGGCATCAGTGATCGGCTGGTGTCTCTACAAGAGAAAAAAAG atCATTCTTACACCCCTGACCAGCAGAATGATGAACATACGGTATGA